One Mycolicibacterium parafortuitum DNA segment encodes these proteins:
- a CDS encoding acyl-CoA dehydrogenase family protein, with translation MTAVEKAHSLRDVVRDHAAESEQLRTLAPAVVDAMWSSGLMSAFNPREAGGSEPSFAEMIETWIEMAWQDGSFGWVGIANFPSAFAAATYLPDDGFAEVFTANDHRVTMGGQFFPNGQGVAVDGGYRLTGAWSFGSGTGHAEYVAAGFMPMVDGEIRWVAEGIPDMQIAIVPRSEVSFKDGWHVQGLRGTGSYDYAIDDVFVPHGRTFALFTREPRRGSSAAGRMGMMPVTAAGHAAWALGVAKSMLDDVAELAETKFRMSDMAALASRPTFQKDLAHHVAAWRAARLLVLDAFGTAEAAVAAGADLTPTQRADMRVAAVFATDTARACAEWAHLAAGTTSIREGSRLERAFRDVYTGTQHAFISEKVAMDAAQVWLGIVEDHFGL, from the coding sequence GTGACGGCGGTCGAGAAGGCGCATTCGCTGCGCGACGTGGTTCGTGACCATGCAGCCGAATCCGAACAACTGCGAACCCTGGCGCCGGCTGTCGTCGACGCGATGTGGAGCAGCGGGCTGATGTCGGCGTTCAATCCGCGCGAGGCAGGCGGCTCCGAGCCGTCGTTCGCCGAGATGATCGAGACCTGGATCGAAATGGCCTGGCAGGACGGGTCGTTCGGCTGGGTCGGGATCGCGAACTTCCCGTCGGCGTTCGCCGCGGCGACCTACCTGCCCGACGACGGGTTCGCCGAGGTGTTCACCGCCAACGACCACCGCGTCACGATGGGCGGCCAGTTCTTCCCCAACGGCCAGGGCGTCGCCGTCGACGGCGGTTACCGGCTGACCGGGGCGTGGAGTTTCGGATCGGGCACCGGCCACGCCGAATACGTCGCCGCCGGGTTCATGCCGATGGTCGACGGTGAGATCCGGTGGGTCGCCGAGGGGATCCCGGATATGCAGATCGCGATCGTGCCGCGGTCGGAGGTGTCGTTCAAAGACGGCTGGCACGTCCAGGGGCTGCGCGGCACCGGCTCCTACGACTACGCGATCGACGACGTGTTCGTCCCGCACGGGCGCACGTTCGCGCTGTTCACCCGTGAGCCGAGGCGGGGGAGTTCGGCCGCGGGCCGGATGGGCATGATGCCGGTGACCGCCGCGGGCCACGCCGCATGGGCGCTCGGGGTGGCCAAGAGCATGCTCGACGATGTCGCCGAACTGGCCGAGACGAAATTCCGGATGAGCGATATGGCCGCGCTCGCCAGCCGGCCGACTTTCCAGAAGGACCTGGCGCACCACGTCGCCGCATGGCGAGCGGCGCGACTGCTGGTACTCGACGCGTTCGGCACCGCCGAGGCCGCCGTCGCCGCCGGCGCGGACCTGACGCCGACGCAGCGGGCCGATATGCGGGTGGCGGCGGTCTTCGCCACCGACACCGCCCGCGCCTGCGCCGAATGGGCGCATCTGGCCGCGGGCACCACGTCGATCCGCGAGGGCAGCCGCCTCGAGCGCGCGTTCCGCGACGTCTACACCGGCACCCAGCACGCCTTCATCAGCGAGAAGGTCGCCATGGACGCCGCCCAGGTGTGGCTCGGCATCGTCGAGGACCACTTCGGGCTCTGA
- a CDS encoding spinster family MFS transporter, with the protein MSAPSAAEATSQTHSPRRAWAAVGTLAVVGTLNYADRFLPAVLAEPIREDLALSDTAIGLINGFGFLAVYALIGIPIARVSDRGAYGLVISGCLSLWGVMTMLGGAVQSGFQLALTRVGVAVGEAGSTPAAHAYVARNFPPERRAAPLAVITLAIPLASAASLIGGGLLAQALGWRTAFVVMGALSVLFVPVVLAVVGRRQPPTAEPVVTQQVPANWWDILRKPSYLMIVAGAASISIAGYAVTTFAPAFLMRARGMSLGDVGLQYGIASGLTGILGLLVVGRVADRLSRVDPRWLLWLVAVMTAVLIPFSTLGFIVGSPGLAVLFIALSYVVGTAYMAPSIAAIQRLVPAEQRATASAIFLFFSAILGSAGPFVAGLISDALKDDLGTMSLGRALLYVVPVMHLVAIGCYLLASRRYLREIVA; encoded by the coding sequence ATGTCGGCACCGTCGGCGGCGGAGGCCACCAGCCAGACCCACAGCCCCAGACGGGCCTGGGCGGCCGTCGGCACGCTCGCGGTCGTCGGCACGCTGAACTACGCCGACCGGTTCCTGCCCGCGGTCCTCGCCGAACCGATCCGCGAGGATCTCGCCCTGTCCGACACCGCGATCGGGCTGATCAACGGGTTCGGTTTCCTGGCCGTCTACGCGCTGATCGGCATCCCGATCGCACGCGTCTCGGACCGCGGCGCGTACGGGCTGGTGATCTCGGGTTGCCTGTCGCTGTGGGGCGTGATGACCATGCTCGGCGGCGCCGTGCAGTCCGGGTTCCAGCTCGCGCTCACCCGCGTCGGCGTGGCGGTCGGCGAGGCAGGGTCGACTCCGGCCGCGCATGCCTACGTCGCGCGTAACTTCCCCCCGGAACGGCGCGCGGCGCCGCTGGCCGTCATCACGCTGGCGATCCCGCTGGCCAGCGCGGCCAGCCTGATCGGAGGCGGCCTGCTCGCCCAGGCGCTGGGCTGGCGCACCGCGTTCGTGGTGATGGGCGCACTGAGCGTGCTGTTCGTCCCGGTGGTGCTCGCCGTCGTCGGCCGCAGGCAGCCGCCGACCGCCGAACCGGTTGTCACACAGCAGGTCCCGGCGAACTGGTGGGACATCCTGCGCAAGCCAAGCTATCTGATGATCGTCGCGGGGGCGGCGTCGATCTCGATCGCCGGCTACGCGGTGACGACGTTCGCGCCCGCGTTCCTGATGCGCGCTCGGGGCATGTCCCTCGGCGACGTCGGTCTGCAGTACGGCATCGCCAGCGGCCTGACCGGAATCCTCGGCCTGCTGGTCGTCGGCAGGGTCGCCGACCGGCTGTCCCGGGTCGACCCGCGCTGGCTGCTGTGGCTGGTCGCGGTGATGACCGCCGTGCTGATCCCGTTCTCCACCCTCGGCTTCATCGTCGGCAGCCCCGGGCTGGCGGTGCTGTTCATCGCGCTGAGTTACGTGGTCGGCACGGCCTACATGGCACCGTCGATCGCGGCGATCCAGCGCCTGGTGCCCGCCGAACAGCGCGCCACCGCGTCGGCGATCTTCCTGTTCTTCAGTGCGATCCTCGGTTCGGCGGGCCCGTTCGTCGCAGGGCTGATCAGCGATGCCCTCAAGGACGATCTCGGCACCATGTCGCTGGGCCGGGCGCTGCTGTACGTGGTGCCGGTGATGCATCTGGTCGCGATCGGGTGCTACCTGCTGGCGAGCCGCCGCTACCTGCGCGAGATCGTCGCGTGA
- a CDS encoding DUF5078 domain-containing protein, with product MTGLKSRIARMGLGLIGAAAMCVGTAGPALADSTDDYPIPRRIIHTQCDVEQYMAAVRDTNPVYFERYMIDRSNRPLDVQQAAFDRIHWFFSLDPVGRRQYSENTATNIYYEQVATRWGNWAKLFFNNKGVVAHATDVCMNYPRGDMSVWNWAGR from the coding sequence ATGACCGGACTGAAGAGCCGCATCGCGCGGATGGGTCTAGGTCTCATCGGCGCCGCGGCGATGTGCGTCGGTACCGCCGGGCCGGCGCTCGCCGACTCCACCGACGATTATCCGATCCCGCGCCGCATCATCCACACCCAGTGCGACGTCGAGCAGTACATGGCCGCTGTGCGCGACACCAACCCGGTGTACTTCGAGCGCTACATGATCGACCGCAGCAACCGGCCGCTCGATGTGCAGCAGGCCGCGTTCGACCGCATCCACTGGTTCTTCTCGCTGGACCCGGTCGGGCGCCGTCAGTACTCGGAGAACACCGCGACCAACATCTACTACGAGCAGGTCGCGACCCGCTGGGGCAACTGGGCCAAGCTGTTCTTCAACAACAAGGGCGTCGTCGCGCATGCCACCGATGTCTGCATGAACTACCCCCGCGGCGACATGTCCGTGTGGAACTGGGCGGGTCGGTAG
- a CDS encoding DUF732 domain-containing protein, whose translation MRRLMVGVAAAAVTLGALGTAAPAAADPDTAFANELNTYGIYGQKDYNAWIGKIACKRLRTNVDPDVFASAKFVHDQLQTDSSTDQAYKFLAAALRTYCPDRLPILGQAAGAAEAPA comes from the coding sequence ATGAGGCGCCTCATGGTCGGTGTCGCTGCGGCGGCTGTGACGCTGGGAGCACTGGGAACCGCGGCACCCGCCGCGGCCGATCCCGATACCGCGTTCGCCAACGAGCTGAACACATACGGGATCTACGGTCAGAAGGACTACAACGCCTGGATCGGCAAGATCGCGTGTAAGCGGCTACGGACCAACGTCGACCCCGACGTGTTCGCGTCGGCGAAGTTCGTGCACGACCAGCTGCAGACCGACTCGTCGACCGATCAGGCCTACAAGTTCCTCGCCGCGGCGCTGCGGACCTACTGCCCGGACCGGCTGCCGATCCTCGGCCAGGCGGCCGGAGCCGCCGAAGCCCCGGCCTAG
- a CDS encoding RND family transporter codes for MSAPASDARTDEFPTARQQHRPFIPRMIRLFALPIILGWIALIVVVNVTVPQLETVGEMQAVSMSPNDAPSMISMKKVGELFEEGDSDSSVMIVFEGEKPLGDAEHAWYDELVDRLEADTEHVQSVQDFWSDPLTASGSQSNDGLSAYVQVKLSGNQGEALANESVKAVQAIVNSLEPPPGVKAFVTGPAALAADQHIAGDRSMRVIELATFTVIIVMLLLVYRSIVTVLITLVMVVLSLATARGIVAFLGYHEIIGLSTFATNLLVTLAIAAATDYAIFLIGRYQEARTQGEDKESAYYTMFHGTAHVVLGSGLTIAGATFCLSFTRLPYFQTMGVPLAIGMFVVVMAGVVLMVAIISVATRFGKLLEPKRAMRIRGWRKIGAAIVRWPGPILVATMAITLIGLLALPGYKTNYNDREYLPADLPANQGYAVADRHFDQARMNPELLMIESDHDLRNSADFLVIDKIAKAIFRVEGIARVQAITRPDGKPIKHTSIPFQMSMQGTTQRLNEKYMQDRMADMLVQADEMANTIKTMEKMSSLTEQMADITHSMVTKMEGMVVDIEDLRDSIANFDDFFRPIRNYFYWEPHCYNIPVCWALRSVFDTLDGINIMTDDFKEIIPDMKRLDALMPQMVALMPEMIQTMKTMRTMMLTMYQSQKGQQDQMAAMSEDADAMGEAFDNSMNDDSFYLPPEIFENADFQRGLEQFLSPDGHAVRFIISHEGDPLSPEGVAKIDKIKTAAKEAVKGTPLEGSKIYLGGTASVFKDMQDGNNYDLLIAGISALGLIFIIMLILTRAVVAAAVIVGTVVLSLAASFGLSVLFWQHILGQPLHWMVLAMAVIILLAVGADYNLLLVSRLKEEIHAGIGTGIIRAMGGSGSVVTAAGLVFALTMMSMSVSELTVIGQVGTTIGLGLLFDTLVIRAFMTPSIAALLGPWFWWPQRVRTRPVPAPWPRPGGLQSDPSEGVRA; via the coding sequence ATGAGCGCACCCGCTTCCGACGCCCGCACCGACGAGTTCCCGACCGCACGGCAACAGCACCGCCCGTTCATCCCCAGGATGATCCGGCTGTTCGCGCTGCCGATCATCCTCGGCTGGATCGCGCTGATCGTCGTCGTCAACGTCACCGTGCCGCAGCTCGAGACGGTCGGCGAGATGCAGGCCGTGTCGATGAGCCCCAACGACGCGCCGTCGATGATCTCGATGAAGAAGGTCGGCGAGCTGTTCGAGGAAGGCGATTCCGACAGCTCCGTGATGATCGTCTTCGAGGGCGAGAAACCCCTCGGCGACGCCGAGCACGCCTGGTATGACGAACTGGTCGACCGGCTGGAGGCCGACACCGAACACGTGCAGTCGGTGCAGGACTTCTGGAGCGACCCCCTCACCGCGTCCGGCTCCCAGAGCAACGACGGGCTGTCCGCCTACGTCCAGGTCAAGCTCTCCGGCAACCAGGGCGAGGCACTGGCCAACGAGTCAGTCAAGGCCGTCCAGGCCATCGTCAACAGCCTGGAGCCGCCGCCGGGGGTGAAGGCCTTCGTCACCGGCCCCGCCGCGCTGGCCGCCGACCAGCACATCGCCGGCGACCGCAGCATGCGCGTGATCGAGTTGGCGACGTTCACGGTGATCATCGTGATGCTGCTGCTGGTGTACCGGTCGATCGTCACGGTGCTGATCACGTTGGTGATGGTGGTGCTCTCGCTGGCCACCGCGCGCGGCATCGTCGCGTTCCTCGGCTATCACGAGATCATCGGCCTCTCCACCTTCGCCACCAACCTGCTGGTGACGCTGGCCATCGCCGCGGCGACGGACTATGCGATCTTCCTGATAGGCCGATATCAGGAGGCCAGAACGCAGGGCGAGGACAAGGAGTCCGCCTACTACACGATGTTCCACGGCACCGCGCACGTGGTGTTGGGGTCCGGTCTGACCATCGCCGGCGCGACGTTCTGCCTGAGCTTCACCCGGCTGCCGTACTTCCAGACCATGGGTGTCCCGCTGGCGATCGGCATGTTCGTGGTCGTGATGGCCGGCGTGGTGCTGATGGTCGCGATCATCAGCGTCGCGACCCGCTTCGGCAAACTCCTCGAGCCCAAGCGCGCGATGCGCATCCGCGGCTGGCGCAAGATCGGCGCCGCGATCGTGCGGTGGCCCGGCCCGATCCTGGTCGCGACGATGGCGATCACGCTGATCGGTCTGCTGGCCCTGCCCGGCTACAAGACCAACTACAACGACCGTGAGTACCTGCCCGCCGACCTGCCGGCCAACCAGGGGTACGCCGTCGCCGATCGCCACTTCGACCAGGCCCGGATGAACCCCGAGTTGCTGATGATCGAAAGCGATCATGACCTGCGCAACTCGGCCGACTTCCTCGTCATCGACAAGATCGCCAAGGCGATCTTCCGGGTCGAGGGCATCGCCCGGGTGCAGGCCATCACCCGGCCCGACGGCAAGCCGATCAAGCACACCTCCATCCCGTTCCAGATGAGCATGCAGGGCACCACCCAGCGGCTCAACGAGAAGTACATGCAGGACCGGATGGCCGACATGCTGGTCCAGGCCGACGAGATGGCCAACACCATCAAGACGATGGAGAAGATGTCGAGCCTGACCGAGCAGATGGCCGACATCACCCACAGCATGGTCACCAAGATGGAGGGCATGGTCGTCGACATCGAGGACCTGCGCGACAGCATCGCGAACTTCGACGACTTCTTCCGCCCGATCCGCAACTACTTCTACTGGGAACCGCACTGCTACAACATCCCGGTGTGCTGGGCGCTGCGGTCGGTGTTCGACACCCTCGACGGCATCAACATCATGACCGATGACTTCAAGGAGATCATCCCGGACATGAAGCGTCTGGACGCATTGATGCCCCAGATGGTCGCGCTGATGCCCGAGATGATCCAGACCATGAAGACGATGCGGACCATGATGCTGACGATGTATCAGTCGCAGAAGGGTCAGCAGGATCAGATGGCGGCGATGTCGGAGGATGCCGATGCCATGGGCGAGGCCTTCGACAACTCGATGAACGACGACTCGTTCTATCTACCGCCGGAGATCTTCGAGAATGCCGACTTCCAGCGCGGTCTGGAGCAGTTCCTGTCCCCCGACGGGCACGCGGTGCGCTTCATCATCTCCCACGAGGGTGATCCGCTGAGCCCCGAGGGCGTGGCCAAGATCGACAAGATCAAGACCGCGGCCAAGGAGGCGGTCAAGGGCACTCCGCTGGAGGGGTCGAAGATCTACCTCGGCGGCACCGCATCGGTGTTCAAGGACATGCAGGACGGCAACAATTACGACCTGCTGATCGCCGGGATCTCGGCGCTGGGCCTGATCTTCATCATCATGCTGATCCTGACCCGCGCGGTGGTCGCCGCAGCGGTGATCGTCGGCACGGTGGTGCTGTCTCTGGCCGCGTCGTTCGGGCTGTCGGTGTTGTTCTGGCAGCACATCCTGGGCCAGCCCCTGCACTGGATGGTGCTCGCGATGGCGGTGATCATCCTGCTCGCGGTGGGCGCCGACTACAACCTGTTGCTGGTCTCCCGGCTCAAGGAGGAGATCCACGCCGGCATCGGCACAGGCATCATCCGCGCGATGGGCGGAAGCGGTTCCGTCGTAACGGCCGCAGGTTTGGTCTTCGCGCTTACGATGATGTCAATGTCGGTCAGCGAATTGACCGTCATCGGACAGGTCGGTACGACGATCGGTCTGGGTCTGTTGTTCGACACCCTGGTGATCCGAGCGTTCATGACCCCGTCCATCGCCGCGCTGCTGGGCCCGTGGTTCTGGTGGCCGCAACGGGTTCGCACCCGTCCTGTTCCCGCACCCTGGCCGAGACCCGGCGGGCTGCAATCGGATCCGTCGGAAGGAGTGAGGGCATGA
- a CDS encoding MmpS family transport accessory protein has product MIAIGKKVWLPLLIIVVVVVAGLTVSRIRTFFGAEGIIETPRNFADLPEPFDPKVVRYEIIGNGSYADVNYLDLDAKPQRVDGATLPWSLTLETTEPSAAPNIVAQGDSSSITCRIYVDDELKDERTTDGLNAQTFCFVKSA; this is encoded by the coding sequence GTGATCGCCATAGGTAAAAAGGTGTGGCTTCCGCTGCTCATCATCGTCGTCGTCGTGGTCGCAGGCCTGACCGTGTCCCGCATCCGGACGTTCTTCGGCGCCGAGGGCATCATCGAGACGCCGCGGAACTTCGCCGACCTGCCGGAACCGTTCGATCCCAAGGTTGTTCGCTACGAGATCATCGGCAACGGGAGCTACGCGGACGTGAACTACCTCGACCTCGACGCGAAGCCGCAGCGGGTCGACGGCGCCACACTGCCCTGGTCGCTGACGCTGGAGACCACCGAGCCGTCGGCGGCGCCGAACATCGTCGCCCAGGGTGACAGCAGCTCGATCACGTGCCGCATCTACGTCGATGACGAACTGAAGGACGAGCGAACGACCGACGGCCTGAATGCCCAGACCTTCTGCTTTGTGAAATCCGCATGA
- a CDS encoding cytochrome P450, which produces MTVAELYYDPYDLAIVADPYPTYARLRDEAPLYYNERYDFWALSRHTDVESALLNWSTFSNRRSDILELVKSDFDMPKGVMMFEDPPEHTLLRGLMSRVFTPRRMAEIEDQIRQYCVNCLDPLVGSDGFDVIAELAAMMPMRVIGMLLGIPESEQVSVRDANDANLRTKPGAPMKVADPDRIADGRIYADYVEWRAANPSDDLMTALLNVEFTDETGVHRKLSRKEVLHYTQVVAGAGNETTGRLIGWLAKVLAEHPEQRRQIVEDRTLLGRTVDETLRFEPTGPHVARYLATDFEYAGTTVPAGSAILLLFGAANRDERRYQNPDTFDIHRDNISHLTFGKGLHYCLGANLARLEGRVALDELLNRWPEWDIDYDTARLAPTSTVRGWEHLRMVVG; this is translated from the coding sequence GTGACGGTGGCCGAGCTTTACTACGACCCATACGACCTGGCGATCGTCGCCGACCCGTATCCGACCTACGCCCGGCTGCGGGATGAGGCGCCGCTCTATTACAACGAACGCTACGACTTCTGGGCGTTGTCGCGGCACACCGACGTCGAGAGCGCACTGCTGAACTGGTCGACGTTCTCGAACCGGCGCAGTGACATCCTCGAGCTGGTCAAATCCGACTTCGACATGCCCAAGGGCGTGATGATGTTCGAGGACCCGCCCGAACACACCCTGCTGCGCGGGCTGATGTCGCGGGTGTTCACCCCGCGGCGGATGGCCGAGATCGAAGACCAGATTCGGCAGTACTGCGTGAACTGCCTCGACCCGCTGGTCGGCAGCGACGGCTTCGACGTGATCGCCGAACTCGCCGCGATGATGCCGATGCGCGTGATCGGCATGCTCCTCGGGATCCCGGAGTCAGAACAGGTGTCCGTGCGCGATGCCAACGACGCGAACCTGCGCACCAAGCCCGGCGCACCGATGAAGGTCGCCGATCCCGACCGGATCGCCGACGGCCGCATCTACGCCGACTATGTCGAGTGGCGGGCGGCCAACCCGTCCGACGACCTGATGACCGCCCTGCTCAACGTCGAGTTCACCGATGAGACGGGCGTGCACCGCAAGCTCAGCCGCAAAGAGGTGCTGCACTATACCCAGGTGGTTGCCGGTGCGGGCAACGAGACGACGGGCCGGCTCATCGGGTGGCTGGCCAAGGTGCTCGCCGAACATCCCGAGCAGCGGCGTCAGATCGTCGAGGACCGCACGCTACTGGGCAGGACGGTCGACGAGACCCTTCGGTTCGAACCCACCGGCCCGCACGTCGCGCGTTACCTCGCGACCGATTTCGAGTATGCGGGCACCACGGTGCCCGCGGGCAGCGCGATCCTGCTGCTGTTCGGTGCCGCCAACCGTGACGAGCGGCGCTATCAGAACCCGGACACGTTCGACATCCACCGCGACAACATCAGCCACCTCACGTTCGGCAAGGGGCTGCACTACTGTCTCGGCGCGAACCTGGCCCGGCTGGAGGGCCGCGTCGCGCTCGACGAACTGCTCAACCGGTGGCCCGAATGGGACATCGACTACGACACCGCCCGGTTGGCGCCCACCTCGACCGTGCGTGGTTGGGAGCACCTACGCATGGTCGTCGGCTGA
- a CDS encoding nuclear transport factor 2 family protein — protein MPFTRADVLTAAQRSLAAAGSHDRAGWVGLFTADGRVEDPVGSAPHHGRVAIGRFYDTFIGPRTITAHVDGDIVVGGVMSGNTGGTVIRDVELEIEMADALTMRVPTYIRYDLRTDGDQLRISALSAFWELPAMAGQFATGGLAAVPAGISLGRAMFGNQGLRGSLGFLTGFRGPGRSGKDVFTRFLDGACAGDEVGMRRLLSDSSVTLGDSDPITTSDLLKHVSGGVWDKLIASGRYVAARVLRDGQRLVLIGEIAAGPGDDRVRISQVRMFAEVAPGASDVRT, from the coding sequence ATGCCCTTCACACGAGCCGATGTGCTGACCGCGGCGCAGCGGTCGCTCGCCGCCGCGGGATCCCACGACCGTGCCGGCTGGGTCGGCCTGTTCACCGCCGACGGCAGGGTCGAGGATCCGGTGGGCTCCGCACCGCACCACGGCCGGGTCGCGATCGGGCGGTTCTACGACACGTTCATCGGGCCGCGGACGATCACCGCGCACGTGGACGGGGACATCGTCGTGGGTGGGGTGATGAGTGGCAACACCGGCGGCACCGTGATCCGCGACGTCGAGCTGGAGATCGAGATGGCCGACGCGCTGACCATGCGGGTACCCACCTACATCCGCTACGACCTGCGCACCGACGGCGACCAGCTGAGGATCAGCGCGCTGTCGGCGTTCTGGGAGCTACCCGCGATGGCCGGACAGTTCGCCACCGGCGGGCTGGCCGCGGTGCCCGCAGGGATCTCGCTGGGCCGGGCGATGTTCGGCAACCAGGGGCTGCGCGGCAGCCTCGGTTTCCTCACCGGTTTCCGCGGGCCCGGACGCAGCGGTAAGGACGTCTTCACGCGATTCCTCGACGGCGCGTGCGCCGGCGACGAGGTCGGCATGCGGCGGCTGCTGTCCGACAGCTCCGTCACCCTCGGCGACAGCGATCCGATCACCACGTCGGATCTGCTCAAACACGTCTCGGGCGGGGTCTGGGACAAACTCATCGCGTCGGGCCGCTACGTCGCGGCGCGGGTTCTGCGCGACGGGCAGCGCCTGGTGCTGATCGGTGAGATAGCGGCAGGACCCGGGGACGATCGCGTCAGGATCAGCCAGGTCCGGATGTTCGCGGAGGTCGCGCCCGGCGCATCAGACGTGAGAACGTAG
- a CDS encoding NUDIX domain-containing protein, whose amino-acid sequence MPKLSAGLLLYRETGGGLEVLIGHPGGPFWARKDEGAWSIPKGEYADGEDPWLAAQREFTEEIGKPPPPGPRIDLAPVRQPGGKVVTAFAVRGDLDLDGAVSNTFTMEWPRGSGKVKEFPEIDRVGWFDVATAREKLLKGQRPILDALEQALATGAPDGSRSR is encoded by the coding sequence GTGCCCAAGCTCAGCGCCGGATTGCTGCTCTACCGGGAGACCGGCGGTGGCCTCGAAGTGCTCATCGGCCATCCCGGCGGGCCGTTCTGGGCGCGCAAAGACGAAGGCGCATGGTCGATTCCGAAGGGCGAGTACGCCGACGGGGAGGACCCGTGGCTCGCGGCGCAGCGCGAGTTCACCGAGGAGATCGGCAAGCCGCCCCCGCCGGGGCCGCGCATCGACCTCGCCCCGGTGCGCCAGCCCGGCGGCAAGGTGGTCACCGCATTCGCGGTGCGTGGCGACCTCGATCTCGACGGCGCCGTCAGCAACACGTTCACCATGGAATGGCCGCGCGGTTCCGGCAAGGTCAAGGAGTTCCCGGAGATCGACCGGGTGGGTTGGTTCGACGTGGCGACGGCGCGCGAGAAGCTGCTGAAGGGCCAGCGCCCGATTCTCGATGCTCTGGAGCAGGCGCTCGCAACCGGCGCACCGGACGGGTCTCGATCGCGTTGA
- a CDS encoding PDR/VanB family oxidoreductase, whose amino-acid sequence MGVFTRYRQTPPSASGRTRHDLTLSLADATLSGLFAASAAVRRIRPPRATTDTIPLTVAARRVVARDQDVVELTLTGERLPRWYPGAHLDIHLPSGRIRQYSLCGDPARTDEYRIAVRRIPDGGGGSAEVHDALREGTTVHTHGPRNAFPLTVPGYGSPARQFRFIAGGIGITPVLPMLAMARRIGVDWSMLYTGRSLDSLPFVDEVATYGAAVEIRTDDRHGLPSAAELLGDCPEGTAVYACGPAPMLSAIRTALVGRGDVELHFERFAAPPVVDGREFPVTVASTGQTVAVGADETLLAGLRRAGVHTPYSCQQGFCGTCRTRVLSGAVDHRDTLLTDPERAAGMMLTCVSRAADGSDLTLDL is encoded by the coding sequence ATGGGCGTCTTCACGCGCTACCGGCAGACACCTCCGAGCGCGTCCGGGCGCACCCGCCACGACCTGACGCTGAGCCTCGCCGACGCCACGCTGAGCGGCCTGTTCGCGGCGTCGGCAGCGGTACGGCGCATCCGCCCACCGCGTGCGACCACCGACACGATCCCGCTGACGGTCGCCGCGCGCCGCGTCGTCGCCCGAGACCAAGACGTCGTCGAACTGACGCTGACCGGCGAACGACTGCCGCGCTGGTATCCGGGCGCACACCTGGACATCCACCTGCCCAGCGGGCGGATCCGGCAGTACTCGCTCTGCGGCGACCCTGCCCGCACCGACGAGTACCGCATCGCCGTACGGCGGATTCCCGACGGGGGCGGCGGTTCGGCCGAGGTGCACGACGCGCTGCGGGAAGGGACGACGGTGCACACCCACGGCCCGCGTAACGCATTCCCGCTGACGGTGCCCGGATATGGTTCTCCTGCAAGGCAATTCCGCTTCATCGCCGGAGGCATCGGTATCACTCCGGTGTTGCCGATGCTCGCGATGGCCCGCCGGATCGGCGTCGATTGGTCCATGCTCTACACCGGACGCTCGCTGGACTCGCTGCCGTTCGTCGACGAGGTCGCCACCTACGGTGCGGCGGTCGAGATTCGGACGGATGACCGGCACGGCCTGCCGTCGGCGGCCGAACTGCTCGGCGACTGTCCCGAGGGCACCGCGGTCTACGCGTGCGGACCCGCCCCGATGCTCAGCGCGATCCGCACCGCGCTGGTCGGGCGCGGCGACGTCGAACTGCATTTCGAGCGGTTCGCCGCGCCGCCGGTGGTCGACGGCCGGGAGTTTCCGGTGACCGTCGCGTCCACCGGGCAGACGGTTGCGGTCGGCGCCGACGAGACGTTGCTGGCCGGGTTGCGCCGCGCCGGGGTGCACACGCCGTACTCCTGTCAGCAGGGCTTCTGCGGCACGTGCCGCACCCGCGTGCTCTCCGGTGCGGTCGATCACCGCGACACGCTGCTCACCGATCCGGAACGGGCCGCGGGAATGATGCTGACGTGCGTGTCGCGTGCCGCCGACGGCTCTGATCTGACGCTGGATCTGTAG